The sequence below is a genomic window from Silene latifolia isolate original U9 population chromosome 7, ASM4854445v1, whole genome shotgun sequence.
CAGGCTTTTCCTGCATGGTTGTTAATAGATGGAAGAGACAATGGATACAGTGAGCAGCACAACCAGAGGAAAGTGATCCCAGTAATTTCGAAACTCGGTGTGATGTGACCTCAAGAAGCACCCTAGACATTCCACTAGTTATTCCTATGAGTATGAAGGACTAGGGCACTAATGCGCTCAGTCCATCCTAGCGCGTTTCACGCTCATTTCCCTCAGCCACTCTTCGCACTTGTCAGCAGTTCCTGTAGGGTAGGATAGCTGCCATTGCATAACCTTTTGTTGCTGAACAATACAACAAAAGTTTACATTAGGGTTAAGTATCGGGTGGTATCATCATTTTCAATGAAATCAAAAACCTTTTATTATTCGACTTTGAAATTGAATTAagatgaaataaaataaatatgcTTCTCGTATAGTAATGTCGAAAGTGTCATCAACTTAATTTCATTATAAACCCGAAGCATGGTTTATAACTCCTGGTAGTGTAGTTTGTCGCTTACCCATTCTTTTACGCCTGGTCCACCTTTAATATTCAAAATCGACATAATCTCAGTTCCGTTGATTAATGGCTTCGTCTCCCAAATGTTTTCAAGACCTGCAGGGTGAAACTTCAGATACCATAGTTTGTAACGGTTGTAGCTTAAGCAAAACAGGCATACGTAAACTAAGGCTGTTTATAGCATTAAAAAACAAGAGCTCTACAGTGAGAAAGCTAAATTCTTCATGAAAATCGTCATTTGACTAAACAGCAACCGAAGTAAACCAAGAAACATATATCATGAGAACCAAATACAAAAACCATACCTTGTTCTGTGATACTGTCGTTCACCAAATTGAACAATTCCCTACACTTCTCCAGATTGATGCCTTCGGTTGATGATTCCTGCAAGTCGCCATAAGGATATACCAGAGTAGACATAAGTAATGCAACTGGCCAAAATTCTTTAATTTCCCTCAGAAGCAAGCCTGAAAAGAAGTAACAATCACAATTTCAACACGAGATCTTAGACAAGAAAAGCTAATATAAAAACATCTCAAAATTGAAGTATAAGGGTCACTAAAAGTCGTAAAATGATTACTTAACAATAAAATGGTTACAACATTATGAAAAATTATAATGTCCGTCTCATACAAGAAATTGTGAATGAAGAAAAACAAGACCTGTCCATATCCGTAGTTTTGAAGCCTCGGGAACATCAATAAGTATTTCTTCAAGAGTAGCTTTGGCATGCTGCATATCTTTTTGAGATGTAAAAAGAGAGATTATTGATATGAACTTTTCTGCGGCATGGTGCACGCTTGTTACCTACAAGAGCAGTAACATGGACCATATAATGAAAATGTTCACTGAACTGGCAAAGAAAGCAAAACAATAAAATGCTATCATGGCAAAATCAAGAGAAAAAGATTCAAACTCACTGTCTTAGAATCCTTGACTTTAAGCTTGAGAGAATTTAGAAAAATATGATCCACCACAGGCACAGGCTGCTACACCACAAGAAAAGACGGGTTGAGTACCATACATGAGGATGACACGTTCACGAGTAAGTACTTCGAGTTCATCCAACCAATTACTTGTGTACGAATAATATTAGATTCAGAATTTCAGATGGCATGTGTTACACGTCACGTGTTGCAATTTTCCCATTTTAAAGCAAATTAATAGCACAGATTGAAGCATAAGAAAAACAAAGACGAAAAAGAAAAGGATTAAATATCTGGAAGTTAGTTGACAGAGTGTTTCTTCACGGTGAAATGACATGCCATCATGGCACCACCTCGGTAAAAAGAACAAATAGCTAAAAACGTCACCTTTTTCTTATCTTTGTAAGTCATACTCCGCAAAGGAAGAAACATGGCTGAATATAAACATAATCGTCTCTGGTCATCCTGTAACAGCAGAGAAATGACCATCATTACTGGAGGAGAAACAAAGTAAGATATAAAATATTGAGCCAAGGCAGAGACCAGAAACTGAGTTTAACTGTATGTTTGGTTCACTCATTCATAGGTCTTTTTTATCACATTCTCACTTTAGacgacactatccgtctaaagttgtagacgggtcaaatatgtcaccactttcataataagacaaacaagtgGGATGGTGGGGgttgtcttattatgaaagtggggacatatttgacccgtctacatctttagacggatatacccgtctacaATGAGACTAATTGCTTTTTTATAGGGTAAGAAAACTACATTGATCCTTTAGGATATGACCAATCTATTTCATCCTTTTTGGATATGAGACGCTCATTCATAGGTAACCTATTATTACGGTATTACCATTTTTTCAGACCATCGTATTGGCAGTGGACGTGAAACTAGGTGAAGTGAAATTGTGATGAAAATATCAACATTCTGCTTGCCCAGCTAAGAGTGGTGACATTACCCTGATACCTAACTTCCTCCCACCTCAATCCAAAGAAAGATTAAAGTTTAAACTAGGCCACCCaagttaaaattacatttttgctATACACAAGTTTTTCCTTTGATAGTAAAAAATAATTTACCTACTTGTCCTACTACTGCAGATCCATTTCTAATAAACTTAGCATCTTAGAAATAAAGATACGACTGATAAAGAAATCATGTACTCCCCAATGGTAAACCTACCACAAATGCGACTGAAAGAGGTTCCTCATTCCCCACTCTTGTGTTTGACAGCTTCTACATTATAACTTCAGTATGAAAATAATTTGCATTATCAAATCAAGCTCCAGAATTACAAACATAAGCTACCATATAAAGTTTCAGATTCATACCAATCTTTGCTTAGCTCACAATAATTATATGCACTATATCTAGAATTTATTAACTAGATTAGATTAGATGCACTTCAAACCCACCTAATAACTACTAGCATCATCTACAGCCTTAAAAAGTCCTCACGCAAGGATAATCTATAGAAAGTCAATATTTACCCAATTAGAAAAAGGAAAATAGAAGGTATAAAAATATGCAAACTCACACTTAAGGTAAGAGATTCAAGTGACTGAACAAGGCTCCAAGCAGCATCGATGAACATAAGACACGACCTGAACAAGGGAAAACGATGGCTATGAACATTCAAACCAAAAATACTTCAAGCAGTAACCTATCATAGCTGCAAAGTTCAACAGCAGAAATAACTAATATTTTCATATGTAGGTTTGTTCCACAAGATCTCATTTAAGGAATATAGTTTCGATAATTCTCTGTTCAGTTGAATTCTACTTTGCTAGTAGTGATTAGTGGACATTGTATGACACTCGgacacttcaatttagaccaAAGACTTCTCAAATTTTTCATAAAATAACCGTGTCCAACACTTGGATATGCACCCGTATCCACCCCTTCGAACCGAGACAGTCTCAAGGAACACTAGACAAAGAGAAGAGGAGTagaaataccaaaaaaaaaagtcatCCAGTTGCGGTTACTATAAATAGTATCCATAACATTACGCATGAGTAAGCATTGCACCAGTGACCAGACACAGACCTTGGAACGAACTTGTGTTAAGCATCCGAAAATTAGTTTGACAACAAAAATACTCGAGGAGGACCAGAAAAATTTACTCCATATGAAAACaaacaagcaaaaaaaaaaaaaaaagaaagaaagaaagatagGGAATCCTAAGCAGATGGAGATGTCACAAACTTGCACAGTTTAAGGAATGGCTGAGAGCATTAACCTATCACATGCCTCAGGTGTTGAAGGATCAACATTAGACGGAAGAGTGAAAACAGTCCAAAATAATTGCAAATCACAGATATAGGTTACTGCTTTAACAGGTTGATTTCCAGCAATCATGAGATCTACCTGAAAAATagatgaaaaacacatgaaaaactGAAGTAACTTTCTGAGAGAGACGGGCATGCGTTAAGAAGCATATATTTTAACATACTTCATGACCAATTCGTTCTCTGCTTATTTTTTTCGCAATAGCCTCTCTCACTTCATCAGAAGCAGCAGCTTTCTTTAGGTCCTCATCTAGTGTAAAATTAAACCTTGCACCTAGAAATTggaggagagatgttcaaagtgAGACAGAAGAGACGCATAAACAGATAGACAAAGCCATCAAATCACAGATATTCACCAAAACAAATAGCTTGAACCAGAGGTGTTCAAAGCACGACACGAGTTTAGTATAAACAGGTGGACAAAGCCATCAAATGATTCAAATCACAGATACTCACCAAAACGAATTGATCGAAGAACACGCAAAGGATCATCCAAAAAAGTCTCTTTTGGAGGCAAAGGAGTAACTATCTTTCCTAACTTTAAATCGGTTATACCTGTCACCAAATATAATATAATAGAAAGAAAATTAATCACAGACAGACAGAGTGttagtaaaataaaaaaaatcatgaaCCCTCTGGTTCTATCCAGAGAGGCAGAGAGTAAGACTACATAAGAAAGTTCAAACTAACCCCTTCCAGTAAAATCTTCCACAGAACCAGTGTTAATATTGTAGAACATGCTGTCACAAGAACAAAAACGTAAACACGACTGTTTTATACAATAACTTTTATTTTACTAGAGCTATTAATAGCTGGAGAAAAGATTCAAGAAAGTTTAAGCCACCTGTTAATAGTCAAATCCCTTCGATAAGCATCCTCCTTCGGAGTACCAAACCTCTGTAACTCAAACCAAAATCAAATGAGCTGCATCTCCAATAGCTACATATGTGGTGAAGACAAAATCACACACCTATGGAAAGCTGAGTAGGTGGTGGGATGAGAATGGATGTGAAAGTTATGCCAGCATGGGTATTTCATATTTGGGAGGTAAGAGGGGGCTGATTTGATGCCATAGCAACACATGATCACCCATTCCCCAAATTCGCCACTTTACTAGTAGATGTCATatgttccattttattttgttttttataaTTACCATTATTAGCTAAATAATCCACACATATAATCTATCATTACAATGTCATTAATGTGCGTAAGACAGATTTCATCTATCAAATATCTTAAGTGGGGCAGATCAACAAAGTCCAAAGGTGAAAGATCTTTACCAAGTTGAGTTCCCATCACTCCCCCGTTCCATACACATTCCTTGAACCTTAATAGAAATTCTAGTACTTGTATTCATTCCGTAAAGTGCAAAAGTTTGTTTTGATGACCAACAGTAAGTCTTTTAAAAAAGTCCCACACGTCAGTGTGAAATTTACCTCTATAAACAAAAACTTCTGGGGTAGCTATACAACAGCCACTTACCTAGCATAAGATGGATTTAAAGTTTAAACCCTTGCAAATGCAAACCAAGTTAGATATAAATGTTTCCACCCTTACCAATACACTAGTTCATTAGTACGTAAGCAACCAAAGCTACCATACACGAACACTTGATCAAAAAGATAAAGGCACGACATGGTTTCGGTAGATATCCACAAGTCTAGCCCACAATATGGTATAAGTAAATGCACTTACAATTATTTAGAGTATGTTAAAAATCATCCTTTTGTTATCTCAAGGGggtaaaacaaaacaaaggttAGCACATAAACGAATTATGGAGTTACCATGGTAGGTATACGGCTATCTTCACAGTAGTCTTCCGCCCTTAAATTAACAAAATCAATCCACTGGTCAAACAGGCGCATCGTTGCAGTTTCCAAGTGTTTCGATTGATCGGGATTGCTGAAAACAAAATACGCATTATTATAGTTTAAACGGATAAACACAGTTGATAAAAAAATTAAGGCATGGACCTATAAGCCCAAATACCTGGGAAAAAAGAAGCAAAAGATTCTAGGACAGAAAAACCGATTACTTATTTGACAAGCTT
It includes:
- the LOC141592419 gene encoding tRNA nucleotidyltransferase cca2 isoform X1, coding for MRGTMRIALSIHRLIINPKPSIFSPFNLHPLTLKKSPISRVNPTKTLINFSSFHCKSTTMETPEPLIIQVNEQIELTEKESLIFNRLKDVLRGSNLDTQLRVAGGWVRDKLLGKDCNDIDIAIDNMLGKELCEIIKEYLSKTGEEVKVGVIQSNPDQSKHLETATMRLFDQWIDFVNLRAEDYCEDSRIPTMRFGTPKEDAYRRDLTINSMFYNINTGSVEDFTGRGITDLKLGKIVTPLPPKETFLDDPLRVLRSIRFGARFNFTLDEDLKKAAASDEVREAIAKKISRERIGHEVDLMIAGNQPVKAVTYICDLQLFWTVFTLPSNVDPSTPEACDRSCLMFIDAAWSLVQSLESLTLSDDQRRLCLYSAMFLPLRSMTYKDKKKQPVPVVDHIFLNSLKLKVKDSKTVTSVHHAAEKFISIISLFTSQKDMQHAKATLEEILIDVPEASKLRIWTGLLLREIKEFWPVALLMSTLVYPYGDLQESSTEGINLEKCRELFNLVNDSITEQGLENIWETKPLINGTEIMSILNIKGGPGVKEWQQKVMQWQLSYPTGTADKCEEWLREMSVKRARMD
- the LOC141592419 gene encoding tRNA nucleotidyltransferase cca2 isoform X2; this translates as MRGTMRIALSIHRLIINPKPSIFSPFNLHPLTLKKSPISRVNPTKTLINFSSFHCKSTTMETPEPLIIQVNEQIELTEKESLIFNRLKDVLRGSNLDTQLRVAGGWVRDKLLGKDCNDIDIAIDNMLGKELCEIIKEYLSKTGEEVKVGVIQSNPDQSKHLETATMRLFDQWIDFVNLRAEDYCEDSRIPTMRFGTPKEDAYRRDLTINSMFYNINTGSVEDFTGRGITDLKLGKIVTPLPPKETFLDDPLRVLRSIRFGARFNFTLDEDLKKAAASDEVREAIAKKISRERIGHEVDLMIAGNQPVKAVTYICDLQLFWTVFTLPSNVDPSTPEACDRSCLMFIDAAWSLVQSLESLTLSDDQRRLCLYSAMFLPLRSMTYKDKKKPVPVVDHIFLNSLKLKVKDSKTVTSVHHAAEKFISIISLFTSQKDMQHAKATLEEILIDVPEASKLRIWTGLLLREIKEFWPVALLMSTLVYPYGDLQESSTEGINLEKCRELFNLVNDSITEQGLENIWETKPLINGTEIMSILNIKGGPGVKEWQQKVMQWQLSYPTGTADKCEEWLREMSVKRARMD